In Pseudomonas sp. MYb327, one DNA window encodes the following:
- a CDS encoding 3-oxoacyl-ACP reductase family protein, with the protein MKLLNKVAFVTGAGQGMGQAIVRGFVAEGAKVVAVDLNQTTLAESLADLGDKVLALACNVGDGASVADAMGQAEQHFGGLDILVNNAGVGGLDSFLDTPDESWARVIGVNLGGTFLCCREGAKLMVKGGRKGAIINLSSTAALTGEGPSHYCASKAGVMGLTRSIARELAASGIRVNTLVPGPTNTPMMAGIPDEYMQALLKNVPLGRMCETDEIAKVAVFLASEDASFMTGQNIAVNGGMAFI; encoded by the coding sequence ATGAAGTTACTCAACAAAGTGGCCTTTGTGACTGGCGCCGGGCAGGGCATGGGCCAGGCCATCGTGCGTGGTTTTGTCGCCGAAGGCGCCAAGGTGGTGGCGGTCGACCTGAATCAGACGACCCTGGCCGAGAGCCTGGCAGACCTGGGCGACAAGGTCCTGGCCCTGGCCTGCAATGTCGGTGACGGTGCTTCCGTGGCCGATGCCATGGGCCAGGCCGAGCAACACTTCGGTGGCCTCGACATCCTGGTCAACAACGCTGGCGTGGGCGGGCTGGACAGTTTCCTCGACACCCCGGACGAGAGCTGGGCGCGTGTGATCGGCGTGAACCTGGGCGGCACCTTCCTGTGCTGCCGTGAGGGCGCAAAACTGATGGTCAAGGGTGGCCGCAAAGGCGCGATCATCAACCTCTCCAGCACCGCCGCGCTGACCGGTGAAGGCCCCAGCCACTACTGCGCCTCGAAAGCCGGGGTGATGGGCCTGACCCGTTCGATCGCCCGAGAACTGGCAGCCAGCGGTATCCGCGTCAACACCCTGGTGCCTGGGCCGACCAACACGCCGATGATGGCCGGTATCCCTGATGAATACATGCAGGCACTGCTGAAAAACGTGCCCCTGGGTCGCATGTGCGAGACCGACGAAATCGCCAAGGTTGCGGTGTTCCTCGCCAGCGAAGACGCCAGTTTCATGACCGGGCAGAACATCGCCGTCAACGGCGGCATGGCTTTTATCTGA
- a CDS encoding SDR family NAD(P)-dependent oxidoreductase yields the protein MSKRLQGKIAFVTGAGSGIGEATALRFAEEGATVVLCGRRIEPLQGVQEKIHAQGGQAEIAVADVSDEQAYVGALQATAQRHGRLDILVNNAMAYTWGGIDTMTTADWHANFATTVDGTFWGTRTAMQLMKAQGGGSIVNIASICGLFGTSWMAGYSAAKAAVINFSRAAASEGAPDNIRCNVIIPGVVDTPATAGMLGDAKTRSNTEKVIPMKRVGLPVELANAILFLASDEASYVTGASLAVDGGRGSDLYTVLD from the coding sequence ATGAGCAAGCGTTTACAAGGAAAAATCGCCTTCGTCACTGGCGCCGGTTCAGGCATCGGTGAAGCCACCGCACTGCGCTTCGCCGAGGAAGGCGCCACGGTGGTGCTGTGCGGGCGCCGCATAGAACCGCTGCAAGGCGTGCAGGAAAAAATCCATGCCCAGGGCGGGCAAGCCGAAATCGCCGTGGCCGATGTCAGCGACGAACAGGCTTACGTCGGCGCGCTTCAAGCCACTGCGCAACGCCACGGTCGCCTGGATATTCTGGTCAACAACGCGATGGCCTACACCTGGGGCGGCATCGACACCATGACCACCGCCGACTGGCACGCCAACTTCGCCACCACCGTCGACGGCACCTTCTGGGGCACCCGCACCGCGATGCAGTTGATGAAAGCGCAAGGCGGCGGTTCGATCGTCAACATCGCTTCGATCTGTGGCTTGTTCGGCACGTCATGGATGGCCGGTTACTCGGCGGCGAAGGCGGCGGTGATCAACTTCAGCCGTGCGGCAGCCAGCGAAGGCGCCCCCGACAATATTCGTTGCAACGTGATCATCCCGGGCGTGGTCGACACCCCGGCCACAGCCGGCATGCTGGGGGACGCCAAGACCCGCAGCAACACTGAAAAAGTGATTCCGATGAAACGCGTAGGCCTGCCGGTGGAACTGGCCAACGCCATCCTGTTCCTGGCCAGCGACGAGGCTTCCTATGTTACCGGTGCCAGCCTGGCGGTGGACGGTGGGCGAGGTTCGGACCTGTATACGGTGCTCGACTGA
- a CDS encoding nuclear transport factor 2 family protein, translating into MESVALLERIDRLESLDAIRQLAGKYALALDMRDMDAMANCFAPDVRVGRDKSGRAHLKAWLDETMRKQFHGTSHHLGQHIIEFSDADHATGVVYSKNEHETGPEWVIMQMLYWDDYERIDGRWCFRRRLPCYWYATDLNKPPIGGLKMRWPGREPYAGTFHELFPSWDAFWAQRPDKDALPQIAEPAPLEGFLKNLRRGADDPKIRVR; encoded by the coding sequence CTGGAATCCGTCGCGCTGCTTGAGCGCATCGACCGCCTCGAGTCGCTGGACGCGATCCGTCAACTGGCCGGCAAGTATGCCTTGGCGCTGGACATGCGTGACATGGATGCCATGGCCAATTGCTTTGCCCCGGACGTGCGCGTGGGCCGCGACAAGAGCGGTCGCGCGCACCTCAAGGCGTGGCTGGACGAAACCATGCGCAAGCAGTTCCACGGCACGTCGCATCATCTGGGGCAACACATCATCGAGTTCAGCGATGCCGATCACGCTACCGGCGTGGTCTATTCGAAGAATGAACATGAGACGGGTCCCGAGTGGGTGATCATGCAGATGCTGTATTGGGACGACTACGAGCGGATCGACGGGCGCTGGTGCTTCCGTCGTCGCTTGCCGTGCTACTGGTACGCGACCGACCTGAACAAACCACCGATCGGCGGCTTGAAAATGCGCTGGCCAGGGCGAGAGCCCTACGCTGGCACCTTCCACGAACTGTTTCCGTCCTGGGATGCCTTCTGGGCGCAACGTCCGGACAAGGACGCCTTGCCGCAGATCGCTGAACCGGCACCACTGGAAGGTTTCCTAAAAAACCTGCGCCGAGGGGCGGACGACCCGAAGATTCGCGTGCGCTGA
- a CDS encoding acyl-CoA dehydrogenase family protein, which translates to MKIGFSGADEVFRKEVAQWLAEHLSGEFAPLRFRGGPGDEHCFPEERKAWERRLAAGGWIGVGWSKEHGGRGLSISQQVIFHEEYARAGGPGRMGHIGEGLVGPTLAAFGTSAQQQRLLPGILDGSQFWCQGYSEPGAGSDLANVQTRAKLDATGEHWLISGQKVWTSLAHEADWCFVLARTEPGSQGHHGLSFLLVPMAQDSIRVQPIQQLTGTSEFNEVFFDQAATHAGNLIGQPGDGWKIAMALLGFERGVSTLGQQMQFHNELDEIIRIARSNGAARDPMLRQRIAQAWAGLKVLRYNSLRMLSGPQDGNLGREAMIYKLAWSTWHSDLGKLAMDVLGDAGEILDAAPYQLSRLQSLFLFTRSDTIYGGSNEIQRNVIAERALGMPREPRVTN; encoded by the coding sequence ATGAAAATCGGTTTCAGTGGTGCAGACGAAGTGTTTCGCAAAGAAGTCGCCCAATGGCTGGCCGAGCACCTGAGCGGCGAGTTTGCGCCGTTGCGCTTTCGCGGCGGTCCGGGGGATGAGCACTGTTTTCCTGAAGAGCGTAAAGCCTGGGAACGCCGGCTTGCCGCCGGTGGCTGGATCGGCGTTGGCTGGTCGAAGGAACACGGCGGACGCGGACTCTCGATCAGCCAGCAAGTGATCTTCCATGAGGAATATGCTCGCGCCGGTGGCCCGGGACGCATGGGCCATATTGGCGAAGGCCTGGTCGGCCCGACACTCGCCGCCTTCGGCACTTCGGCCCAACAGCAACGCCTGTTGCCCGGCATCCTCGACGGCAGCCAGTTCTGGTGCCAGGGCTATTCGGAGCCGGGCGCCGGTTCGGACCTGGCCAACGTGCAGACCCGGGCGAAACTGGATGCCACGGGCGAACACTGGTTGATCAGCGGGCAGAAGGTCTGGACCTCCCTGGCCCACGAGGCCGACTGGTGTTTCGTGCTGGCGCGCACTGAACCCGGCAGCCAGGGACATCACGGTTTGTCGTTCCTCCTGGTGCCGATGGCTCAGGACAGCATTCGCGTGCAGCCGATCCAGCAATTGACCGGCACCAGTGAATTCAATGAGGTGTTCTTCGACCAGGCAGCTACCCATGCCGGCAACCTGATCGGTCAACCGGGCGATGGCTGGAAGATCGCGATGGCGCTGCTGGGATTTGAGCGTGGCGTCTCCACGCTGGGGCAGCAGATGCAGTTCCACAACGAACTCGACGAAATCATCCGCATCGCCCGCTCCAACGGCGCCGCGCGCGATCCAATGCTGCGCCAGCGCATTGCCCAGGCCTGGGCCGGTCTCAAGGTGTTGCGTTACAACTCGCTGCGTATGCTTTCAGGTCCGCAAGACGGCAATCTGGGCCGTGAAGCCATGATTTACAAACTGGCCTGGTCCACGTGGCACAGCGATCTGGGCAAACTGGCCATGGACGTGCTGGGCGACGCCGGGGAAATTCTCGACGCCGCGCCCTACCAGCTCAGTCGATTGCAGTCGCTGTTTTTGTTCACCCGCTCGGACACCATTTACGGCGGCAGCAATGAAATCCAGCGCAACGTGATTGCCGAACGGGCGCTGGGCATGCCGCGCGAGCCGCGAGTCACGAATTAA
- a CDS encoding acyl-CoA dehydrogenase family protein, which translates to MEFAFTEEHLMIRDSAERFLAQASDSHAVRAAMNRPDAHDPEVWRRIGQELYWPALMVPERFGGMGLGFVELAILLEQSGRYLLGSPLFATACLATPALLLGHNESVQALWLSAIAAGETRATLAFASVPGLQACSVQAVAKPCPGGWTLEGQYAQVIDGASADLLIVAARAPGTQGEQGIGLFVLPGDTPGVIRAPLATLDQTRRLARIEMHQVQVNEAQRLCSHEQGWSVLRDTLLIGAIGLAAEQTGGAQQALDLTLAYIAERRQFKRTIASFQAIKHRCADMMLQVECARSAAYYAACVAQERLDPGGDTAVIQELEQAAATAKIHASEAFFHCAAESIQLHGGVGFTWEYDPHLYFKRARAGEHLLGSPTLHRERLAAHLLGEQA; encoded by the coding sequence ATGGAGTTCGCTTTTACCGAAGAGCACCTGATGATTCGCGACAGCGCCGAGCGTTTTCTCGCTCAGGCCAGCGACTCGCACGCCGTGCGCGCTGCAATGAATCGCCCGGACGCGCATGACCCCGAGGTCTGGCGGCGGATTGGCCAGGAGCTGTACTGGCCGGCATTAATGGTGCCCGAGCGCTTTGGCGGCATGGGCCTGGGGTTTGTCGAGCTGGCAATCCTGCTGGAACAAAGCGGTCGCTATCTGCTGGGTTCGCCGCTGTTCGCCACGGCGTGCCTGGCCACCCCGGCCTTGTTACTGGGGCACAACGAGAGCGTGCAGGCGCTTTGGCTGAGCGCGATTGCCGCCGGCGAAACCCGCGCCACGCTGGCCTTCGCCAGTGTTCCGGGGCTGCAAGCTTGCAGTGTGCAAGCCGTCGCCAAGCCATGTCCGGGAGGCTGGACCCTTGAGGGCCAGTACGCACAAGTCATTGATGGTGCCTCGGCCGACCTGCTGATCGTTGCCGCCCGCGCTCCCGGCACCCAGGGCGAACAGGGCATCGGCCTGTTCGTCTTGCCGGGCGATACACCGGGCGTGATCCGCGCGCCCCTGGCCACCCTCGACCAGACCCGGCGCCTGGCTCGCATTGAAATGCATCAGGTACAGGTCAACGAGGCACAGCGACTGTGCAGCCACGAACAAGGCTGGTCGGTGCTGCGCGACACGCTGCTGATTGGCGCCATAGGCCTTGCCGCCGAGCAAACTGGCGGCGCGCAACAAGCCCTGGACCTGACCCTCGCGTACATCGCCGAACGCCGACAATTCAAACGCACCATTGCCAGTTTCCAGGCGATCAAACACCGCTGCGCCGACATGATGCTGCAAGTCGAATGCGCCCGCTCAGCCGCCTACTACGCAGCGTGCGTGGCTCAGGAACGCCTCGACCCGGGCGGCGATACCGCCGTGATCCAGGAGCTGGAACAGGCCGCCGCCACCGCGAAGATCCATGCCAGCGAGGCGTTTTTCCACTGTGCGGCCGAATCGATTCAACTGCATGGCGGCGTCGGTTTTACCTGGGAATACGATCCACACCTGTACTTCAAACGTGCCCGCGCCGGCGAGCATCTGTTGGGCAGCCCGACGCTGCATCGCGAGCGTCTGGCCGCGCATCTTTTGGGAGAGCAAGCATGA
- a CDS encoding VOC family protein produces MIDIRGLSYFVSQIENLSHWQRYAEDVLGMQVQPAPGGGLYVKMDERPFRMLIVEGSEARYLASGWELANEPAFQAAIEHLSAAGIEWQPGSAAEVEQRGVQALIKVSDPSGNCHELSWGHRSDCLPFVSPQGVPRFITGDMGLGHTVLPAPNFDATLAFAKDVLGFKLSDIFNFRPDPSAPPIRIHFLHCQNVRHHSLALAEYPVPSGCVHVMVEVDSMTEVGRAHDRLLAHDVSLSATLGQHLNDRMTSFYMKTPSGFDLEYGFGGLQVDWAEHSAFEFTRVSIWGHDFSVGQR; encoded by the coding sequence ATGATCGACATTCGCGGTTTGAGCTATTTCGTCTCGCAGATCGAAAACCTCAGCCATTGGCAGCGTTACGCCGAGGACGTGCTGGGCATGCAGGTTCAGCCAGCGCCGGGCGGTGGCTTGTACGTGAAAATGGACGAGCGTCCGTTTCGCATGCTGATCGTCGAAGGCAGCGAGGCGCGTTATCTGGCGTCCGGTTGGGAGCTGGCCAACGAGCCGGCATTCCAGGCCGCGATTGAGCACTTGAGCGCTGCCGGCATCGAATGGCAGCCGGGCTCTGCCGCCGAGGTTGAGCAGCGTGGTGTACAGGCGCTGATCAAGGTCAGCGACCCGTCGGGCAACTGCCATGAACTGAGCTGGGGCCATCGCTCCGACTGCCTGCCGTTTGTCTCGCCGCAGGGCGTGCCGCGCTTTATCACCGGCGACATGGGCCTTGGCCACACCGTGCTGCCGGCACCAAACTTCGACGCCACGTTGGCATTTGCCAAGGATGTGCTGGGCTTCAAGCTGTCGGACATTTTCAACTTCCGGCCCGACCCGTCGGCGCCGCCAATCCGCATTCACTTCCTGCATTGCCAGAACGTCCGCCACCACAGCCTGGCACTGGCTGAATACCCGGTGCCATCAGGTTGCGTGCACGTCATGGTCGAGGTCGATTCGATGACCGAAGTCGGCCGTGCCCATGACCGTCTGCTCGCCCATGACGTGAGCCTGTCCGCCACCCTCGGCCAGCACCTCAATGACCGCATGACCAGTTTCTACATGAAGACGCCGTCCGGTTTCGATCTGGAGTACGGCTTTGGCGGATTGCAGGTCGACTGGGCCGAGCATTCGGCATTCGAATTCACCCGCGTGAGCATTTGGGGGCACGACTTTTCGGTCGGCCAACGCTAA
- a CDS encoding CoA-transferase codes for MNKQLTAADAVAQLRDGMTIGFGGWGPRRKPMAIVREILRSPVKDLTVVAYGGPEVGMLCAAGKVKKLVFGFATLDAIPLEPYYRKAREAGELELMELDEGMFQWGLRAAGMRLPFLPTRCGLATDVTRLNPQLKTIQSPYADGEVLLAMPALNLDVAFLHANVADRLGNCLVTGPDPYFDHLFARAAQQCFVSCERLEERLELSADQARFNTFERYLVTGVVHAPLGAHPTLCAPDYGWDMKHLKGYVASSQAENGWQDYVQTYVAGGEQAYQAQNGGAESMGALPLPVF; via the coding sequence ATGAACAAACAACTGACAGCGGCCGATGCGGTCGCTCAATTGCGCGATGGCATGACCATCGGTTTCGGTGGCTGGGGCCCACGGCGCAAGCCGATGGCCATCGTGCGCGAGATCCTGCGTTCACCGGTCAAGGACCTCACCGTGGTTGCCTATGGCGGCCCCGAAGTGGGCATGCTGTGCGCTGCCGGCAAGGTCAAGAAACTGGTGTTCGGCTTCGCTACCCTCGATGCGATTCCGCTGGAACCCTACTACCGCAAGGCGCGAGAAGCCGGCGAACTGGAACTGATGGAACTGGACGAAGGCATGTTTCAGTGGGGCCTGCGCGCCGCCGGCATGCGCTTGCCGTTCCTGCCAACCCGATGCGGCCTGGCCACTGATGTGACGCGCCTGAATCCGCAACTCAAGACCATCCAGTCGCCCTACGCCGATGGCGAAGTGCTGCTGGCAATGCCGGCGCTCAATCTCGACGTGGCGTTCCTGCATGCCAACGTCGCCGACCGACTGGGCAATTGCCTGGTGACCGGACCGGACCCGTATTTCGATCACCTGTTCGCCCGTGCTGCCCAACAGTGCTTCGTCTCGTGCGAACGCCTTGAAGAGCGTCTGGAACTGAGCGCCGATCAAGCCCGCTTCAATACCTTCGAGCGCTATCTGGTGACCGGCGTGGTGCATGCACCCCTCGGTGCACACCCGACGCTCTGCGCGCCCGACTACGGCTGGGACATGAAGCATCTCAAGGGCTATGTCGCCAGCAGCCAGGCGGAAAACGGCTGGCAAGACTATGTGCAGACCTACGTCGCCGGTGGCGAGCAGGCCTATCAGGCACAGAACGGCGGTGCCGAATCCATGGGCGCCTTGCCCCTTCCCGTGTTCTGA
- a CDS encoding ketoacid CoA transferase: protein MSATCDFTLAELMIVAASEAWRGNGELIASGLGVIPRLGASLAKLTHSPELLMTDSEAFLVEEPIPLGPRGNYVPRYSGYMSFERVFECVWGGRRHAMIGPTQIDRWGQTNLSCVGDYQKPKTAILGVRGLPGNSINHLNSFFVPSHNTRVFVSGEVDMVSGVGFKAERWPEGTRRDLMDIHCVVSDLCVMDFNGPDRAVQVRSLHPGVSFEQVQENTGFPLLKSAQLHETVHPTPEQLALIRRLDPHDYRATAIKGNPPGIRTA from the coding sequence ATGTCTGCAACCTGTGATTTCACCCTCGCTGAACTGATGATCGTCGCCGCCTCCGAGGCCTGGCGCGGTAATGGAGAACTGATCGCCTCGGGCCTGGGCGTGATCCCGCGCCTGGGCGCCAGTCTGGCCAAGTTGACCCACAGCCCGGAACTGCTGATGACCGACAGCGAGGCGTTTCTGGTCGAAGAGCCGATCCCGCTGGGTCCGCGTGGCAACTACGTCCCGCGCTACTCAGGCTACATGTCGTTCGAGCGGGTTTTCGAATGCGTGTGGGGCGGACGCCGTCACGCGATGATCGGCCCCACCCAGATCGACCGCTGGGGCCAGACCAACCTGTCCTGCGTCGGTGATTATCAAAAGCCCAAGACCGCGATCCTTGGCGTGCGCGGCTTGCCCGGCAACAGCATCAACCACCTCAACTCGTTCTTTGTTCCCAGCCATAACACTCGGGTGTTCGTCAGCGGTGAAGTGGACATGGTCTCCGGTGTCGGATTCAAGGCTGAGCGTTGGCCCGAAGGTACGCGCCGCGACTTGATGGACATCCACTGTGTGGTCAGCGACCTGTGCGTCATGGATTTCAATGGCCCGGACCGTGCGGTGCAGGTGCGTTCGCTGCACCCCGGGGTGAGTTTCGAGCAGGTCCAGGAGAACACCGGTTTCCCGTTGCTCAAGTCCGCGCAGTTGCACGAGACCGTGCATCCCACCCCTGAGCAGTTGGCCCTGATTCGCCGACTCGATCCCCACGATTACCGCGCCACCGCGATCAAGGGCAACCCGCCCGGCATCCGTACGGCCTGA
- a CDS encoding enoyl-CoA hydratase has translation MHSSDSEFIVRQDNAVYETDTPVLYSVAEGIATLTLNRPTFNNAQNSQMTYALDACFRQAVNDDSVKVIVLRGNGKHFSAGHDIGTPGRDIDKPFERAHLWWDHTNKPGGEQLYAREQEVYLGMCRRWRELPKPTIAMVHGACIAGGLMLAWVCDLIVASDDAFFQDPVVRMGIPGVEYFAHPYEMNPRIAKEFLFTGDRMSANRAWQVGMVNRLVSREELESATYALAAGIARQPRMGLALTKQAINHVEDLQGKRTAMDAVFAWHHFAHAHNELLSGDKLGGFDAKGMARANKQAEDKSQ, from the coding sequence ATGCACAGCAGCGACAGTGAATTCATCGTCCGCCAGGACAACGCCGTCTACGAGACGGACACCCCGGTGCTGTACAGCGTGGCCGAGGGTATCGCCACGCTGACGCTGAACCGGCCGACCTTCAACAACGCGCAAAACTCGCAGATGACCTACGCCCTGGATGCCTGTTTTCGCCAGGCGGTGAACGATGACAGCGTCAAGGTCATTGTCCTGCGGGGCAACGGCAAGCACTTTTCGGCGGGCCACGATATCGGCACCCCCGGGCGCGATATCGACAAGCCGTTCGAGCGTGCGCACCTGTGGTGGGATCACACCAACAAACCCGGTGGCGAACAACTGTATGCGCGCGAGCAGGAGGTGTACCTGGGCATGTGCCGGCGTTGGCGCGAACTGCCCAAGCCGACCATCGCCATGGTCCATGGCGCGTGTATCGCAGGGGGGCTGATGCTGGCTTGGGTCTGCGATCTGATCGTCGCCAGCGACGATGCGTTCTTCCAGGATCCGGTGGTGCGCATGGGCATTCCGGGGGTGGAGTATTTTGCCCATCCCTATGAAATGAACCCGCGCATCGCCAAGGAGTTTCTCTTCACCGGCGACCGCATGAGCGCCAACCGGGCCTGGCAAGTGGGCATGGTCAACCGCCTGGTGTCGCGTGAAGAACTGGAGTCGGCCACCTACGCGCTGGCTGCCGGCATTGCTCGCCAGCCGCGCATGGGCCTGGCACTGACCAAGCAGGCGATCAACCACGTCGAGGACCTGCAAGGCAAGCGTACGGCGATGGATGCCGTGTTCGCCTGGCACCACTTTGCCCATGCCCACAACGAGCTGTTGTCCGGCGACAAACTGGGCGGCTTCGATGCCAAGGGCATGGCCCGGGCCAACAAGCAGGCCGAGGACAAAAGCCAATGA
- a CDS encoding nitronate monooxygenase, with amino-acid sequence MNRWLDTPLTEALGCRYPIVQTAMGWVADANLVIATTQAGGFGFLAGATIAADELEGEICKVLDATGGSNFGLNFHMFQDNAAQCVDLAIKYRLRAVSYGRGPDKQTIARFKAANVLCIPTVGALKHALKAVELGADLITIQGGEGGGHTGGVPSSILLPQVLAAVKVPVIAAGGYSTGRGLASVLAAGGVGIAMGTRFLMTRDSPTPAATLEHYLKVSDPQQVRVTTAVDGMRHRMIENRFINHLEQAGPFGRLRIALGSAWQWKQQTGMSLGHMASVFIRALREDPSQLSQVVMAANQPVLLQRSMVDGAPDEGILSSGQVAAAIGELLSCREVIEGIASEAQQCLDALLTRSQTRPSNHPASIGEPL; translated from the coding sequence ATGAACCGCTGGCTGGATACGCCGCTGACCGAAGCCCTCGGATGCCGTTACCCGATTGTGCAAACCGCCATGGGCTGGGTCGCCGACGCCAACCTGGTGATCGCCACGACCCAGGCCGGGGGCTTCGGTTTCCTGGCCGGGGCAACCATCGCCGCCGATGAATTGGAAGGCGAAATCTGCAAGGTGCTCGACGCTACCGGTGGTAGCAACTTCGGGCTCAATTTCCATATGTTCCAGGACAACGCCGCGCAGTGCGTCGACCTGGCGATCAAGTACCGCTTGCGCGCCGTGAGCTACGGACGCGGCCCGGACAAACAGACCATCGCCCGCTTCAAGGCGGCGAACGTGCTGTGTATTCCCACCGTCGGCGCCTTGAAGCATGCACTGAAGGCAGTTGAGCTGGGCGCCGACCTGATCACCATCCAGGGCGGTGAGGGCGGCGGCCATACCGGCGGCGTGCCCAGTTCGATCCTATTGCCCCAGGTGCTGGCGGCCGTCAAGGTGCCGGTGATCGCAGCCGGGGGATATTCCACTGGCCGTGGTCTCGCCTCAGTGCTGGCTGCCGGTGGAGTCGGCATCGCCATGGGCACGCGGTTTCTCATGACTCGCGATTCGCCGACGCCGGCCGCGACCTTGGAACATTATTTGAAGGTCAGCGATCCGCAGCAGGTTCGCGTGACTACGGCGGTGGATGGCATGCGCCACCGCATGATCGAAAACCGCTTCATCAATCACCTGGAGCAGGCCGGCCCCTTCGGTCGACTGCGCATTGCCCTGGGTAGCGCCTGGCAATGGAAGCAGCAGACTGGCATGAGCCTGGGGCACATGGCCTCGGTCTTTATCCGTGCATTGCGTGAAGACCCGTCGCAGCTGTCGCAAGTGGTGATGGCCGCCAACCAGCCGGTGCTGTTGCAACGCTCGATGGTCGATGGCGCCCCGGACGAGGGCATCTTGTCCAGCGGCCAGGTGGCGGCGGCCATCGGTGAATTGCTCAGTTGTCGTGAAGTCATCGAAGGCATCGCCAGCGAGGCCCAGCAATGCCTCGACGCTCTGCTGACGCGCAGCCAGACCCGCCCCTCGAACCATCCAGCCAGCATTGGAGAACCGCTATGA
- a CDS encoding enoyl-CoA hydratase family protein, with amino-acid sequence MNPAFTTQLNQGIAELVIAKPPVNALDSQEWHALARQIEAFGANPEVRVIVIRAEGRGFCAGVDIKELDKHPERIVEVNSGNYATFKAVHRNPVPVIVAVHGFVLGGGIGITGAADIVVASECATFALPEVDRGAMGGGAHLQRLFPVQKVRYLFFTGDSISAPDALQYGFIERIVPKDQLRETALGIAAKIAEKSPGMIRIAKEALNGIEDGNLEDKYRWEQGFTMQAYSSPDSAETRRAFVEKRDAKF; translated from the coding sequence ATGAACCCGGCATTCACCACACAACTCAATCAGGGCATCGCAGAGCTGGTGATCGCCAAACCACCGGTCAACGCCCTCGACAGCCAGGAATGGCATGCACTGGCGCGTCAGATCGAAGCGTTCGGGGCCAATCCCGAGGTGCGGGTGATCGTGATCCGCGCCGAGGGCCGTGGCTTTTGCGCCGGGGTCGACATCAAGGAACTGGACAAGCACCCGGAGCGGATCGTCGAGGTCAATTCAGGTAACTACGCCACCTTCAAGGCCGTGCACCGCAACCCGGTGCCGGTGATTGTCGCGGTGCACGGTTTTGTCCTGGGCGGCGGCATCGGCATCACCGGGGCGGCGGATATCGTCGTCGCCTCCGAATGCGCGACCTTCGCCCTGCCCGAAGTCGACCGCGGCGCCATGGGCGGCGGTGCGCATCTGCAGCGCCTGTTCCCGGTGCAAAAAGTCCGCTACCTGTTTTTTACCGGCGACAGCATCAGTGCCCCGGATGCCCTGCAATACGGCTTCATCGAGCGCATCGTGCCCAAGGACCAACTGCGCGAAACCGCGTTGGGCATCGCGGCGAAAATCGCCGAAAAAAGCCCGGGCATGATCCGCATCGCCAAGGAAGCCTTGAACGGCATCGAAGACGGCAACCTGGAAGACAAGTACCGCTGGGAACAGGGCTTCACCATGCAGGCCTACAGCAGCCCGGATTCCGCGGAAACGCGCCGGGCCTTCGTCGAAAAACGCGACGCCAAGTTCTGA